ATAAATCTTgtagtttattattaaaaaaatatttaccaaaTTGGATATTTTGACAACTCTAAAACAAAATTGTTCACAAACTTAAAACtactaaactaatattataaaaatataataaatatgaaaatgattaaaaaaataaatacttaaattaaaaatatagaaaacctGCTCATTATATCATCTAGTAGTTTGCATTTTGAAAGAAATCACTCGTCCTATTGTAAAGGTTAAAAAAGCATGATCAAAGCGTCGTCGTAATAATAGGTATTAGGCGTTTCCGAAATGAAGCCCATTAGCCCAATAAAATTTGATCCCAACATAAACCTATCCGAAACCTTAGCGGATCCCATCTCGGAGAAGAAGACGAGGACAGTGACATTAGTGACGGCTGCGACGAAGGCCAAAAGGAGCATCGTTTCGTTGAACCTGTTAGAGAATGCATTATCATCGAAGGCCGAGATTTGGTCGGTTCCTAGCTTGAGAAGCCGGTCGGATGATCTCTGCGGTTCTTAGCTTTAATCTTGTCGGATCTTAGCTCGAATCTGGTCGGATCTTAGCTCGAATCTGGTCGGATCTTAGCTCGAATCTGGTCGGATCTTAGCTTGAAGCTTGTCGGATCTTAGCTTGAAGCTTGTCGGATCTTAGCTTGAAGCCGGTCGGATCTGTGCGGTTCAAGCATGAGCGATACTGTGATGAATCTTGAAGAAGCTGGTGGAGAGACATGGAGCAATATGGTTCTGAAAAAGCTTCTTCGACCAGCAAGGTACTTCGACCCACCCGATGAACCTGGTTTAACGACTGATTCTTCTTCTTGCGAGGAGCAAGAAGAAGACACGAAGCCTCCTAGGAAGCGTTGCTTTATATGCGCTAGTTTCGAGCACGTCGGGGAACAGTGTTCAATGGGACACGACTCTTGTCCTAACGACGGGTCCGTTTGCTTAAGATGTGGAGAGATGGGACATGACATGTCTTTGTGCAAGTACGAATACTCTGTGGATGATCTCAAGGATGTACGGTGTTATGTCTGTAATGGCTTTGGCCACATGTGCTGTGGGGAGGCGGCGCTCTCGGAATCGTCGTGGGCTGTCTCTTGTTACAAATGTGGTAAAGCGGGTCATGTTGGACTGGGGTGTGGTAGGCACTACGAGGAACCCTCCACGTGTTGGGGGAAAAGGCATTGCTCGAGTAGATTAGCTGAGAAGAAAAGGAAACGTCTTGCCAAGGCTCTTGCTACTTCTGCAGCCATTCGGGAGAGGcttgagaagaagaagctgatgataCTGGAAGAACAAGAGCACCCTTCCAACGGGAAGAGTGATGCAAACTTTGAAGAGGGTTCTACTTCCCACGAACCTAACGGGAAGAAGAATGATGGAAACTCAGAACAACAACATTGTACTCTTGATGGGAAGACGATGAAGGATAGTGTTGAGTTGGAACAGGAAGATGAATCTAATGATAGAAGCGTTTGGACAAAAGAGGGTTCGGTCTTTGGAAAGCATCAGGAGGCTGAGTTATCCCCCCATTACACCATCAGGTCATAACCATAGATCACCAACAGTCAGTTATGGTAAGCATTCGAGTGTAATGGTCATCTCTCGGGTCTTCCAACTTCAAGGTGCATATATGGTCATGTACCTTCAAGGTATGGTCCAGCCCACCACTATAGCGAGTTTTAAGGAAAACTGTGAACGGTTGTTGGATCATTTGATAATTGGTGAAAGGTCAAGATagtattgttttgtttcttctcttagGCAAAGTAGTTTGTGTCAGTCAGTCCTCATTTGTTAAGTGATATGTTTTTGTTCGAATTTATGAAAGATAGTTTTTGATGGCAATGCCAGGAATCAGATTCGATAGTTCAAATACAAAAGTAACTGTTATATTCCTAATGATTTGCAAAATATAAACATCGCCAACATCATTACTGAAATCTTCTTTGTAGACCGTGAGGATTCAGATTCTATAAGTTTTATACATACAAAGTGATCAAAtacatatgtaaaataaaacaagaaaaatatccTTTGACATTGCTTAACTTAAAATCTAAAGCGTCCTTGGAGGGAATAAATTTCCAGCATAAGCGATGTTTTTTCTTGCTTATGTTGATGTGGATGCTAACTACTTTCATCAAATCTCTAGAACATCCATTCTAGTAATCTTTCAGCCTAAGAGTTGTGTTTTCTTGCTTATCTTGATGTGTTGTGGATGCTAACTATTTTCATCAAATCTCTGGACTTTACCATTCTAGTAATCTTTCAGCatattatttataatgtttaaaaatacaacatatttttaaaaaaattcaccCAGCTCAGAGCCatgtgttttttattaaatgaaaatatcttTCTTATTAATACAGAAACAATTTGAAAgactaacatttattttgtaaattatttacaGTACTGCTATGCTGACATGACACCTCTACAATAATCTTCACCTTAGATAATTAACTACTCTTTCTTTCCTTGACTAGTTACACAAAATGCCACTCATATTCAACCAACATCTTATCGTTACTAACTCTAGATGAGCTGCATACACAAAACTTCTGCAATTTTTTACTAACAGAAAGCCCAATGAAATGTTATGCCCATCATAAACTATTGTTGTATGCAAGTAGGCTTTTTCATATGAAATAAGCCTTTGTAATAAAATGACAATAAGCCTTGGCCATATGACGAGAATTTAGTCACCTACAATATCTTTCATAGTCAAATTAGATTTTTCACTCATACGAACAAgaaaatatgcatataatatAACTATAGACAACCTATTTCACGTGTTTAATCCAAGTCAATTAATGCAAAGTATGCACACAAATATGTAAAGTACATTATAATTTTCCAATCAATACGAGAATGGTAAAGTCAACCTCAACAAAAACAACAGATTTCATTaagaacttttaaattttataacccAAGAGCAATGGAGCTTACAAATTCTAAGAATCTTTAGACTCCATCTACCAATAATCCCAGATAGATTCGTACATTCCTCGGGGATTATTCGTTTTTTgcataaagaagaaaaaaaacatgaaaggAGAGAATTGgaatatattattatgatttttagtcaaaatatatttttattattatgatCTGATTTTTCAGATATGGAACTGCAGCATTCACCTAGCTGGGAGACTTGGGGGAGATCTTTATAAGCAGGTCCTTGGTGAAGAAAGGAAATGGTACCCGATATATCTCACATTCTTGGACCACCGAGAAATCGTAAGTTACAAAATGGTGAAGGAAGATTGCCAAGTGAAGTCTCGCTAAATCTGATCCTATACACTGTCTTGCTCCACCTCCAAACACCATCAATGTTTTAGACCCTGCTGACTGCAAATCTTTGCCCTGCCATAGAAATTAATTAAGCTCTAGTACATGATTTTGTTCGAGATTAATGGTGTGGTAGATacaataactatataaaattaataccTCCCATCTCCATGGATTAAACTCCAATGGATTTTCATAGATTTTAGAATTATAGTGAACCACTGAAGGTGCAACGGCCACTATCCAACCCGCTGGAATAGTGTATCCTgcatatttacaaatattttccCCCATATCTCATCTTCTAATCAATAATTTGGAGAATGGATATATGAGTAGTTGTGGTTAACTTTACAACTAACTTGCCTTTGACTTCGACATCTTTCACAGCCTTCCTAAAGATTATGGTTCCCAAGTTTGCCAGCCGAAGCGACTCGTAGATAACCTGCACACAGATCCGTAGACATCATATATATGAACATCCCAATTCCCCTGCTTGTTACtaaagaaatttttttcttaCCATGCGGGTGAAAGGCATGCAGTTTTTATACTCCTCCCAGGTAAGTCCTGCTTCTTTATCATCTCTCTTTTGTACAATCGCCTCATGCTCTctctaaaatatgataataggAAAGACAATCTAAATTACTATATCTTCTCGGCCTATAACATGAGTATATATTAATTACCTTCAGCTCCGTAAGCACTCTTGGGTGTTTTGAGATAAAGTTGACGGTTAAAGCGGTAGCGTGAGAAGTGGAATCTCTCGAGACGAATCCAATATTTAATAGGAGGCTTACAATAGACGCTGGGTAAAAAATGCTGCCTTCTTTCTTCATCTCCTCTAGCAATGTATCGAGGAAGTCTCCTTGTTTCTCTATTGAATCTTTCCTCTCGTTCAGAGCTTCGTTAATTATCTTGAGTGCTTCTTTACGTgcctgaataaaaaaaaaaataattgggtaagttttttttttttttaacttataaTTGGGTAAGTTCGTACACAAGTAGTTACTAATATAGGAAAACTGGATGTGTTgaataaaaaaagaaggaaactgGAAAACTCAAGAAAATTTCTCTCACCCTGAGGACTTTGTAGACAGTCTTCCAGGTAGAGAGCGCGAAAGGTGACTGAAACCACTCAATATTGAAAGCCTTGAAATGATCTATAAGCTTTTCTTGAGTTTCTGGTTCTAGATTACTAATCATCTGTGGTGTTATGTACGATACTACCATCTACAAAAAGGAAGAGAATATTTAGATTCAGAAACTGAAATtggttaaaagaaaaaaaaaactaatcaactAAGATGTGTAGCTTACGTCTGAAGCAGCATGCCTAAGGTTGAATGCGCCCTGGCTAGCCTTCAATTTAAAGTGCTCGCGGGTGGTCCGGTTCATAAAACCTATCAACTTTCGCTTCAAGCCTTCTGAGCCAATGAGATGCATAGTGGCATGTTTGATATGTTTGTGGATGTCCCCTTTTTTGAAGAACACATTGTCTTTTCCAAGTACCTTGACAAAAATATCCGGATAGCTTTGTACAAAAGACTGGTTCTCCTGCCGGAAAATCTCGTAGATAACATCTGCGTCCGTCGAAATCACCGTTCTAGAGCCCAAAATGTTGGTCCGAAACAACGGCCCGTACCTGGAAACATTCATACACACGCAAACTTGAGATTCAAGGAAAGTGGCTAAGAAAGCATCTAAAGAGGGATTAAAAATACGTTTGACCTTAGCATCCTCTTCTGAAAAAAGGGTGGGATCTCAAGTAATCCAGAAGACCTAAAGAATTCAAATGTCTCTCCGATGATTGGAAAACCCATTGACCCCGGCGGTAGCTTGCCACTGCCCTGGCAGTTTGGGTTCGACCATTGCCACAACCACTGGCTGATCTTCACTATCACTAAGGCTATGATTACATACACAACGTTCCACATGAAACTCATCCCTCTGAAGTTTAGATGTTTTGCCCTCCCTACAACTTTCTCTTAGactatataaacaaatattactACCTACCTTCAatcttaattttctttttattcacacatattaaaaaaacatttaattttgcatatttccaaaataaaaatattattatttatacagttaacatatatcaaccaataaaaaaataaacagaaaaatattattaataaattttgcattgaaattataaaacgataattattttaaaacttaaatattactCTACAACAACAATTAAACTGAAACGGAAAGAATATGTACGTCTATGGTTTTAGTTTGGTGTCGAGATTTTTCCCAAGTTAGCttgtaataaatattatttctttcataaatatttttttctcaaaatttaatattttttattagaatATGAATCCAGTTTTGATTGTGGATATCCATGTTTggttaaaatttcataaatttgatTTTGCCCAGGAGTTATAGATTTGTCAATTAATCCTAGATTTTGTAGTTTTCACCATATAATACTTTGTACATGTGAAATTATGAATCATATACATCCCAATGTCAGTATCATATTCTCAAACTTAATATGTTTTCCACCATTTACCCCATACTTGGTGTCGATGGCAAACATTTTTCCTGATTCGTAAAAAGATATTTCACTTCACAATATTCGAAAATACCTACCGCCGGATCCAAATTTTGTTTCATTCCATCTTTTGCTAAATGCAGCTATTATCTAACAGAAATTAATTGAGACTTGCGTGATTCTAAAGAATACACAAATTTTCCTAATCTAAGCAAATAAGAAGATGAATCATTGGTAACAACCTAAGatcctaaaaatataaacaaggtGATCTAAAATCCAATCAAGAAATAAGTGCAAGAACTAAATTTTCAATCAAATGCTAAAGATGGATCCATGGACAAGGATAATTGATATAAGGTGATCAAGATTCAGTCTAGGATGTTCAAACAAAACAATTAACAAGTCTATAGGTTTAGATCACATTCAAATAGATAAATCCACTCCGTGACAATAATCCCTATGCTAATCATGCATTAAACATCAACTCCCTTGGCTTAACACATTCAAGCATGCATAAATCACAAGTCTACTAATCATCTAACAGTACAAACATCAAATCCCTTTGGTTATTCAAGCTAGAAAAATACTAAGTTCATTCAAGTATTTTAACAAACATCTCCCGAGCATATAATAACTTAAGGTCTAGATGAGAGTAATCAAgtttaatctagcattaagaacACTTTAGCAAGCATAGAAACTAGTAGATCTACCtcacccatgaattcaaaaagAGTATACTCTCTAATCTTCATGAGAGACCTTAAATTCATATGAGATTCAAGGCTTATGTTAATAATCAAGAGAAACCCAAGATTAAGTACTTCTTTAAACTGATAAAAAGATTCAAGATTTTACGAAATTAAACAAAGTCTTGAGAAAAAATAAGATAAGATTAGGGTTTTGCCTCATAAAGTATTTATAGGCTCTCTAAAACAAGTTGGCCAAGCCCAAATATCTTGGGccaaaccaaataaaaaatgaagCTTTTGAGTCGACAGCGGCCTCTCCATCCCGCTGCATTTGGCCACTGTACATGTCCTGAAGCCAGCGGTCTAGTGATGTCGCTACGTTTCCCGTGTTCACAGCGGCTTCTCCTTGTCGCTATGATAAGACGCTACCAACTTCATTATGAATATAGCGGCTGCTTTATCTTGCTACCAAAACCCGCTAGAACACATTGACTTCGTGAGACTAAGGTAATAATGTTATGGGACTAGGGACTTCATCTAACCGCTGTATAAACCCGCTGCATTCATCAAACCACCACAGCGACCACGCTACACCGCTATTCATCCCGCTGTAGCACTTGGATCATATTGAATGCAACTTGGCTCAATTTTTACCTCCTTTGTCTCCATGATGCTCTTCAAAACCACTAATTGGCAACTCCAACACCTGATGAGACACATGCATGACAATGCAACCTAATAATATCTAAATGCTATTCAAAGTGATCAATATATACACTAAATGATAGTTAAAATCATGTAAATTCATAAGATATCAGAGAACACAAAGGATGCCCCTCAGAAAAAGCAGAGAGAATTTGAATCACCAAGAACCGATGCCACAATACCACTTGAGAAACCAAGTTCCAGTGAGCCATAGAACCCTAAATCTCCATGCAGCCACCGCCACCACCAAACGCTACAGCGGAGGAGAAACGAGGCTGACGAAGAGCTTTAAGACGCAGTACGCACCACCAACTCAGTGAGGCTTGACTAGATCTTGGGAAAAACACTGGATAGCTCTGATTCAGACGAGGGAGGAGCACAACAGTGGAAGAAACTGTCCTCTAGCGACCTCCGCAGCCATTAACCTTAGATCTGTGGTCGGAGTGACCATATCTGAGAGGCAGCCGCCACCCTCACCGCATAGAACAACGAAGAAGACAACAGAGAGATGGAGATAGACGCAGTTGAAAAAGAAAGACGGAATCCGGCGGCTGCACGATGGAAGATGCAGCCACCGAAGAAAAAACTGTTTGAAATAAAACTGTTAAAGAAAATAAGCGAGAGAGAAAGTTAAgaagaaatagtttttttttctctcctcATCTTATTCTTCTGATAAATAATCCTTTTTAACTTGTTGTGCATAAAACACATCACACAAAATTATCTTCATctattgtattattattttttattacaatatAAGATGTGTTTTTAAACCACATATTTTATTCTAGGTAGCTACTACCCACACTTTATGCGGGAGAAATTCTGAATTAtgttacttataaaatatattcatatttataacaaatagattttaataatggtaaatatttgttttagatgatgaaaattattttgaatacaACCAAATTAATCCAATATAAAAACCAATTAGATATGATATAACTTgtaccaaaatttattttatcctTGCTTCTTATTCTAAAGACGCTAAAgaacataattaatttaataattttttaaactaaagagGTTATGAATCAATGTTTGCAAACTCCTTAAAACTTGGATGATATCAAGCAatacaatattttgtaatttcagTATGAACTctctttttggtaaaaaattcCATTAGTAAGAAAGTCTAATGATGATATTAGGTTAtattagaatttatatataatgttttatgttaattttaatgagaaatttttgaataaaaaatatttgtaactaaattttttttatttccttttcttttttttaatttattttgtttttgtcaaagttttttttttttttgtcagcaacaacagactcatatagactctataaaccaagtttttgtcaaaGTTAGCCAtgcatataaatatatgtatattttaattaacaatgttttaaATCTCATAACTTGTTTATAATGAAAAACTATTTGTAAAAGTTATAGTGGTTTATCacttatattatttgttttgaaaaaaaaccaTGATAATTTAATAAGTAAACTCTTGATTCTTTTTATAAATGTCTTATAAAATCTTATCAACACTATTTGGTTtcgaaaaatattttcaaaatttgacactattaaataaataatattatttattataaattttatatgttttcactttttataattaaacagtaaggttttttaatttatatgaatgaTAATTTTCATCAATATTTTTATGTGCGCATTTCTTATGTTCGTATTTtaagctaatttttttttgtaatcgaaattgtttatttttgatatatctaagaataaaaaatacatatggtcaggttaaaatattttaaagatagtactaaacaaatatattattttaacatttttaaatgaaagtatttttcaagttttcaataattttttttttgttttaatcacATTAAATTCAGTTATTCCATGTCATCCTTTTTCTTGATCCATGAAATcagtcaaatatataaaataaagttacACATgtatattaagtgtcgtttgtttttttttttggttgagaTGTCTTGGTAATCTCTCCCAGTTAATTAATAATAGAACCAGAGCCGTGCACAATGAGTAAATTAAAAGGCATTTGCCCTAGGCCTCcaaatttaaatacaatttaggggctccaaattaataaaatgaactATAGCATAGTGGTTTTTATGTGTTTTCTATAGATTTAACTTGGGTTCGATCCTCTCTTTTTGTGTACTTcctttattaattttgttttctcagATAACAGCTTttataaataaggaaataatATACAGTTCCCAGTTTTTATATACTAAATTACATTGACTCTTATATGTAAAGGCCCCCAATTTATAAACTTGCCTTATGTCTTCACAAACCTTCGCACGGCACTGAATAGAACCACATGATGGTGACAGAATAATCACATGTACACTACAGTAATACATTAGACTGATACACAAATcttttgatttatgaaaatttaacatataatacGCATGTGGATATGATCTTTTAGAATAACTTGTCATGCAAAAAGATATACAACAGCAAAGTCAGACAAACCTTGTGACTAAAGCCGATTTTCCCGTTGGATGTGATTCAACCATAATTGTCTTATTCCTCGAGTTGTTTATTATTCAATCTATCTCATATGATTATGTACTTACATGATTGACTTtagataataatttagttaGTTAAGAATGGTCTATAAAGAAATGCAAGTTGATGTGCTAACAGATCACAAACCCTGTTAACATTGTCTTATCTCCCagaattaataaattaaagcCATTTGATGGTTATAGAACAACTACATGAACAACCGATACATACACACTGGTgcacaaatatttatttcatatgaACACATCGTACATTTAGtaacaataaattttataaatataaatagtgaatattaaaatatgatttttcactattttcttcaaaataaatttgaaacaattttaaataattataaagaacTTCAATAATTATTTACGATAATTATCACTTTTTAACTATTCATATAGTATTAATTGGATTATCTTTTTCGtgtcaaaaatttaaattgtgtttgtaaaattttaatatatttgttattctCAGAAGAATAAAATTAGTGGTATATAGATTCTTCATAATTCTAATCATATAGCAAAAAGATCGTAAgtaattataatagtttttcataataattttataactaaatactCAATTAAtgatatgtaaaataattattttagaaaatataaatgaaaatactataaatttttactttgagaaaattttaaaactcatatatatttttgatatgacTAAATGATATGGTTATGaaatttttatgattaaaatggTTTATCAAcaaaagttcagtgtttttttttggtttatcgaaaaattgatgttttattttaactaaatttaaaattgagaTTTAATTGACATTTTTCCTTATATGTTGATAATATGTTATTATTAGTTTTGAATAAAGTTTTTTACTACGTTATATCatgataataaataaattattctatttatagagtaaattattttactttattataaaattaaaatagaatattattataacatttttattttcatgtttatgttttattttagagtagaaaatataatatggtTGGAGATGCTAGAGTCCAGAattgcttttaaaaaaaattaatatatgaaaatagacAATCATCACGTAAGACAAA
The sequence above is a segment of the Raphanus sativus cultivar WK10039 unplaced genomic scaffold, ASM80110v3 Scaffold2412, whole genome shotgun sequence genome. Coding sequences within it:
- the LOC108810952 gene encoding cytochrome P450 708A2-like; translated protein: MSFMWNVVYVIIALVIVKISQWLWQWSNPNCQGSGKLPPGSMGFPIIGETFEFFRSSGLLEIPPFFQKRMLRYGPLFRTNILGSRTVISTDADVIYEIFRQENQSFVQSYPDIFVKVLGKDNVFFKKGDIHKHIKHATMHLIGSEGLKRKLIGFMNRTTREHFKLKASQGAFNLRHAASDMVVSYITPQMISNLEPETQEKLIDHFKAFNIEWFQSPFALSTWKTVYKVLRARKEALKIINEALNERKDSIEKQGDFLDTLLEEMKKEGSIFYPASIVSLLLNIGFVSRDSTSHATALTVNFISKHPRVLTELKREHEAIVQKRDDKEAGLTWEEYKNCMPFTRMVIYESLRLANLGTIIFRKAVKDVEVKGYTIPAGWIVAVAPSVVHYNSKIYENPLEFNPWRWEGKDLQSAGSKTLMVFGGGARQCIGSDLARLHLAIFLHHFVTYDFSVVQECEIYRVPFPFFTKDLLIKISPKSPS
- the LOC108808577 gene encoding uncharacterized protein LOC108808577; protein product: MSDTVMNLEEAGGETWSNMVLKKLLRPARYFDPPDEPGLTTDSSSCEEQEEDTKPPRKRCFICASFEHVGEQCSMGHDSCPNDGSVCLRCGEMGHDMSLCKYEYSVDDLKDVRCYVCNGFGHMCCGEAALSESSWAVSCYKCGKAGHVGLGCGRHYEEPSTCWGKRHCSSRLAEKKRKRLAKALATSAAIRERLEKKKLMILEEQEHPSNGKSDANFEEGSTSHEPNGKKNDGNSEQQHCTLDGKTMKDSVELEQEDESNDRSVWTKEGSVFGKHQEAELSPHYTIRS